Proteins found in one Lycium ferocissimum isolate CSIRO_LF1 chromosome 6, AGI_CSIRO_Lferr_CH_V1, whole genome shotgun sequence genomic segment:
- the LOC132060410 gene encoding mediator of RNA polymerase II transcription subunit 13 isoform X2 translates to MWTNVFKIGGLHQISWFQFLPHEADVNSLVDKSVKLDKKEAATWLVLSSHLQLQKEGFLSTWTNSFVGPWDPSQGLYNPDEKIKLWLFLPGKHSSVVEKAHSAVSKLRVLASGLWVAPGDSEEVAAALSQALRNCMERTLRGLSYVRYGDVFTKHRPFSQNEELFRKGQPVVEFIFAATEEAIFVHVIISAKHIRALSSGDIDKISENTSNVSGEGLPVIVSPHGMRGRLTGCCPADLVKQVYLSSSKLSASNGVVGLPCNASQSAYQLKGQNCYVEVSLGCTAPENNNIQESSNVQNNSSRPTITEASAMANVVQSKIPDNCGKMLIYPPEAVLVPVVQTACARSSLKRFWLQNWIGPSLSFTSSFMHCFDFHSDAKVNSLDGSWLEANVIRSNRRYNSSSNSNSSSVSSISTSSSDSDYKTSGTGDLEADADSLMCRQSGLSSLDRSQNDNLKTGFKRSRTGISESFSQGGAVINSSTSDYASMEVNNSAITGGNDQSGLEWGWDDDDRVGMDIQALLSEFGDFGDFFENDALPFGEPPGTAESQALMFPAADSVDVGSSSGPSMMDVQDQMLLPVGFPSFDSFNQPPPPAILDDSLSKHQEVIKSATVANQVNSASASIAGEFDHLIKAEALISFAPEYGAVETPTGENTHSIFRNPYVPKSREVETANSSSNSYVYSATPPLSPCFDASEEKSGVTVNLKTGTGRHDTSSILQSKKYYTHVESGKEKNDDKLSGSVHSGATHEAQVGQSPFSGFNSTNSVKCIHNKTEKANEGLLKAGSSGQSMKTVLATEVECLMCQAFMCKIRHTLLSSSSYLPVGMSRMSGCTVINQSQGEAVVTMDNMSSKSEMRKKELIPVRIAGDIDGGLLDGTLNAPVAATNSPVGVWRSVGVSKGMKQPSAGLEPGHSIQHNSFIEESMLAYGLRQPLQELLDGMALLVQQATSLVDVALDADSNDGSYGWLALQEQWRRGFSCRPSMVHAGCGGVLASCHSLDVAGVELIDPLSADVQASFTLTLLQNDIKTALKSAFGTMEGPLSVVDWCKGRSQSNDGGISGDGFSAESTASASECRDSSSTISLSVGEPISPSQSSAGGSSSLRDGIRVDEASERRLSQDTCLSESEQLPGSRLRPTLAAVPYPAILVGYQDDWLKTSPSSLQLWEKAPFEPYAMPKHMTYHVVCPDINALTTAATDFFQQLGTVYETCKLGTHSPQCMGNEMEIDSGKNASSGFVLIDCPQSMKIDSSGASMLGSISDYFLSLSNGWDLESYLKSLSKVLRNLKLTSCMTMNPKEGSTGPCTVIYVVCPFPEPLSVLQTVIESSIAVGSVVLSSDKERRSTLHNQVGKALSYSAAVDEALSNVLTLSGFCIPKLVLQIVTVDAIFRVTSPALSELVILKEIAFTVYNKARRISRGSSSDMVQSSSMSGRSHPGLMQMTSPVPGMWKDCPRSIGTSLQREADLDASLRPGSWDNWQTSRGGGLGCEPNRIGDFSCQDETRYLFEPLYILSEPGSLDRGLSFPMSGNPMAESSKLLLDDGTSGSFMQSSASSGGGDTGLNTQSETSEPDGFGSAHQKSLPSLHCCYGWTEDWRWLVCIWTDSRGELLDNHIYPFGGISSRQDTKGLQSLFVQILQQGCQILQACPPEAAIAKPRDFVIARIGCFLELECQEWQKALYSVGGSEVKKWSLQLRRSVPDGMTTASSNGTSLQQQEIGGLGQPSTRKQLIGGQGIADNSRGLLQWVQSISFVSLSIDHSLQLMFQADSMSHGTSQSSGIMSQPGYLEGYTPVKSLGSTSTSYILIPSPSMRFLPPVSLQLPTCLTAESPPLAHLLHSKGCAIPLSTGFVVSKAVPTMRRDARSISKEEWPSVLSVSLVDYYGGSNIIQEKFLKGVSKVGGRGTGSETRDVEIATHLILENIAAELHALSWMTVSPAYLERRSALPFHCEMVLRLRRLLHFADKEVSRQPEKSQV, encoded by the exons GGTGGCTTACATCAAATATCTTGGTTTCAGTTTCTTCCTCACGAAGCCGATGTTAACTCTCTAGTGGACAAGAG TGTGAAGCTGGATAAGAAAGAAGCTGCCACATGGCTCGTACTCTCGTCGCATCTACAACTGCAGAAGGAAGGGTTTCTCAGCACATGGACCAATTCCTTTGTTGGACCTTGGGACCCATCTCAGGGTCTTTACAACCCTG ATGAGAAGATCAAGCTCTGGCTTTTTCTCCCTGGGAAGCATTCATCCGTTGTTGAAAAGGCACACTCAGCTGTATCCAAATTAAGAG TTTTGGCATCTGGTCTCTGGGTGGCTCCTGGAGATTCAGAAGAGGTTGCTGCTGCGCTATCTCAGGCCTTAAGGAATTGCATGGAAAG AACGCTCAGAGGACTTTCATATGTTAGATATGGAGATGTATTTACAAAACACCGTCCATTTTCTCAGAATGAAGAGTTATTCAG AAAGGGACAGCCAGTGGTTGAGTTCATATTTGCTGCTACGGAAGAGGCTATCTTTGTCCATGTTATTATATCTGCAAA GCATATACGAGCACTTTCAAGTGGTGACATTGATAAAATATCAGAGAATACATCTAATGTCTCCGGTGAGGGGCTTCCAG TTATTGTCTCACCTCATGGAATGCGTGGGAGGCTTACTGGATGTTGCCCAGCTGATCTTGTGAAGCAAGTGTATCTCAG TTCTAGCAAGCTTAGTGCTTCAAACGGCGTTGTTGGGCTACCATGCAATGCTTCTCAATCTGCTTATCAGCTTAAGGGCCAGAATTGCTATGTTGAAGTTAGCCTTGGTTGCACTGCACCGGAAAACAACAATATACAAGAAAGTTCAAATGTACAGAATAATTCATCCAGGCCTACCATAACTGAAGCCTCTGCAATGGCCAATGTTGTTCAGAGTAAAATACCAGATAACTGTGGAAAAATGCTTATTTACCCCCCCGAGGCTGTTCTTGTCCCAGTGGTGCAAACAGCATGTGCGAGATCATCTCTAAAAAG ATTCTGGCTGCAGAACTGGATTGGGCCCTCATTGTCCTTTACATCCTCCTTTATGCATTG TTTTGATTTTCATAGTGATGCCAAAGTCAATTCGTTGGATGGTTCTTGGCTTGAAGCAAATGTCATACGCTCTAATCGGCGTTATAACAGTAGTAGTAATAGCAATAGTAGTAGTGTTAGCAGCATAAGTACTTCGTCTAGTGATAGCGATTACAAGACCTCAGGAACTGGTGATCTTGAAGCAGACGCTGATTCTTTGATGTGTAGACAGTCTGGATTATCCTCTTTGGATCGGTCTCAAAATGACAATCTTAAGACG GGCTTTAAGAGGTCGAGAACTGGGATTTCAGAGTCATTTAGTCAGGGAGGAGCAGTGATAAATTCATCAACAAGTGACTATGCCTCAATGGAAGTAAATAATTCTGCAATTACTGGAGGAAATGATCAGAGCGGGCTTGAGTGGGGttgggatgatgatgatagagTAGGCATGGATATTCAGGCACTTCTGTCAGAGTTTGGAGATTTTGGTGACTTCTTTGAGAATGATGCTTTGCCATTTGGAGAG CCTCCAGGAACTGCAGAGTCTCAGGCTCTTATGTTTCCTGCAGCAGATAGTGTGGATGTTGGTAGCAGCTCTGGTCCTTCGATGATGGATGTGCAAGATCAGATGCTTTTACCAGTAGGTTTTCCATCGTTTGATAGCTTTAATCAACCACCACCGCCAGCAATTCTGGATGATTCACTGAGCAAACATCAAGAAGTTATAAAAAGCGCCACAGTTGCTAATCAAGTAAACAGTGCTTCCGCATCTATTGCTGGTGAATTCGATCACTTAATTAAAGCTGAAGCTCTGATATCATTCGCTCCAGAGTATGGAGCAGTTGAAACCCCTACAGGTGAGAACACCCATTCGATTTTCAGGAATCCCTATGTTCCGAAGTCCCGGGAAGTGGAGACTGCAAATTCAAGCTCAAATAGCTATGTCTATTCAGCAACCCCACCTTTGTCGCCTTGCTTTGATGCATCTGAGGAGAAGTCTGGTGTGACTGTAAACCTCAAAACAGGCACTGGAAGGCATGATACAAGCTCCATTCTTCAATCAAAGAAATATTACACTCATGTTGAAAGTGGAAAAGAGAAAAACGATGATAAGTTGTCTGGCTCTGTACATAGTGGCGCTACACATGAGGCTCAAGTAGGACAATCTCCGTTTTCTGGTTTTAATTCGACAAATTCTGTTAAATGTATCCACAATAAAACCGAGAAAGCCAATGAAGGGCTACTAAAAGCAGGCAGCTCCGGTCAATCAATGAAAACTGTGCTAGCGACAGAAGTTGAATGCCTTATGTGCCAAGCATTTATGTGTAAGATACGGCATACTCTATTATCTTCAAGCAGCTACCTTCCTGTTGGCATGAGCAGGATGTCAGGGTGTACCGTTATAAATCAGTCACAAGGTGAAGCAGTGGTTACAATGGACAATATGTCAAGCAAATCTGAGATgaggaagaaagaattaatacCAGTTAGGATAGCGGGTGATATTGATGGAGGATTACTGGATGGAACCCTTAATGCACCAGTTGCCGCCACTAATTCACCAGTTGGCGTTTGGCGCTCTGTTGGAGTTTCCAAGGGAATGAAGCAACCATCAGCTGGTTTAGAACCTGGCCACTCAATTCAGCATAATTCTTTCATTGAGGAAAGTATGCTAGCTTATGGGCTACGTCAACCGCTTCAAGAACTTCTTGATGGGATGGCTTTACTTGTGCAGCAAGCTACATCTCTTGTTGATGTTGCACTAGATGCCGATAGCAATGATGGTTCTTATGGTTGGCTCGCACTGCAGGAGCAGTGGAGGCGTGGCTTTTCATGTCGACCATCCATGGTTCATGCAGGTTGTGGGGGAGTATTGGCTTCCTGTCATTCGCTGGATGTTGCTGGTGTGGAGCTTATTGATCCACTTTCAGCTGAT GTTCAGGCATCATTTACCCTCACTCTGCTGCAGAATGATATAAAAACAGCTCTGAAATCTGCTTTCGGTACTATGGAAGGTCCTTTATCTGTTGTTGATTGGTGCAAAGGTCGCAGTCAATCAAATGATGGGGGAATATCTGGTGATGGTTTTTCTGCAGAGTCCACTGCAAGTGCAAGTGAGTGTCGAGATTCTTCAAGTACCATATCATTGTCTGTTGGAGAACCTATAAGTCCATCTCAGTCCTCCGCTGGTGGATCATCTAGTTTGAGGG ATGGAATTAGGGTGGATGAGGCAAGTGAGCGCAGATTAAGCCAAGACACTTGTCTATCAGAGTCAGAGCAGCTACCAGGCTCAAGGCTTAGGCCAACATTGGCTGCAGTACCGTATCCTGCTATACTTGTTGG ATACCAAGACGATTGGCTTAAGACATCACCTAGTTCTCTTCAGCTCTGGGAAAAGGCACCTTTTGAGCCTTATGCAATGCCCAAGCAT ATGACATATCATGTTGTCTGCCCAGACATCAATGCTCTAACAACAGCTGCAACTGATTTTTTTCAACAGCTTGGAACTG TTTATGAGACATGCAAACTTGGAACTCATTCACCTCAATGTATGGGAAATGAGATGGAGATAGATTCCGGCAAGAATGCATCTTCTGGTTTTGTTCTGATTGATTGCCCTCAGTCAATGAAGATAGACAGCAGTGGTGCATCTATGCTGGGATCAATCAGTGATTATTTCCTATCCCTTTCCAATGGATGGGATTTAGAAAGCTATTTGAAGTCTCTCTCAAAAGTTCTCAGAAATTTGAAGCTTACTTCATGCATGACCATGAATCCGAAAGAAGGAAGTACTGGTCCATGTACA GTGATATACGTGGTTTGCCCTTTCCCTGAGCCTCTTTCAGTTCTACAGACAGTGATCGAATCTTCTATTGCTGTTGGATCAGTGGTTCTTTCTTCAGACAAAGAGAGGCGATCTACGCTGCACAATCAAGTCGGGAAGGCCTTAAGTTACTCAGCAGCTGTGGATGAGGCACTCTCAAATGTTTTAACACTTTCTGGGTTTTGTATCCCTAAGTTGGTATTGCAGATTGTCACTGTGGATGCAATTTTTAGGGTTACAAGCCCTGCTCTGAGTGAGCTTGTCATACTGAAGGAAATTGCTTTCACAGTTTATAACAAAGCCCGCAGAATATCTCGAGGGTCCTCCAGTGACATGGTTCAGTCGTCATCCATGTCTGGTAGATCTCATCCCGGCCTGATGCAAATGACTTCCCCAGTTCCAGGGATGTGGAAGGACTGTCCTCGAAGCATAGGAACCTCCCTTCAGAGAGAGGCTGACCTTGATGCAAGCCTAAGGCCTGGTAGTTGGGACAACTGGCAAACATCTAGAGGGGGAGGTCTCGGATGTGAGCCAAACAGAATTGGGGATTTTTCTTGTCAAGATGAAACTCGTTATTTGTTTGAGCCCCTTTACATTCTTTCTGAACCAGGTTCGTTGGATCGTGGGCTTTCATTCCCGATGTCGGGTAATCCAATGGCTGAATCTTCAAAGCTTTTATTGGATGATGGTACAAGTGGAAGTTTTATGCAGAGTTCAGCTTCTTCAGGTGGTGGTGACACTGGACTAAACACTCAGTCTGAAACATCTGAACCAGATGGCTTTGGATCTGCACATCAGAAATCACTTCCAAGCTTgcattgttgttatggatggacTGAGGATTGGCGCTGGCTGGTGTGTATATGGACAGATTCCAGGGGAGAACTGCTTGATAATCATATATATCCATTTGGCGGAATAAGTAGTAGGCAGGATACTAAAGGTCTGCAATCTTTGTTTGTGCAAATTTTGCAACAAGGATGCCAGATACTTCAGGCATGTCCTCCTGAGGCTGCCATTGCCAAGCCTAGGGATTTTGTCATTGCTCGTATTGGATGCTTCCTTGAGCTTGAATGCCAGG AATGGCAGAAAGCCCTGTATTCAGTTGGGGGATCTGAGGTGAAGAAATGGTCTCTGCAGCTAAGGCGATCTGTGCCTGATGGAATGACTACTGCAAGTAGTAATGGTACATCCTTGCAGCAACAGGAAATAG GTGGCTTAGGTCAACCATCAACAAGGAAGCAGTTAATTGGTGGACAGGGTATAGCGGACAACTCCAGGGGCTTACTCCAATGGGTGCAAAGCATTAGTTTTGTCTCTCTTTCTATTGATCATTCCTTACAGCTTATGTTCCAAGCGGATTCAATGAGTCATG GGACAAGTCAAAGTAGTGGCATTATGAGCCAGCCAGGTTATCTTGAAGGTTATACTCCAGTTAAGTCCCTTGGTTCTACGTCCACCTCCTACATTCTAATCCCGTCACCCAGTATGAGATTCCTACCTCCTGTCAGTCTTCAGCTTCCCACTTGCCTGACTGCTGAATCACCACCACTTGCCCATCTTCTCCACAGCAAGGGATGTGCCATTCCCCTTTCAACAGGTTTTGTCGTTTCAAAAGCAGTACCTACTATGAGGAGAGATGCAAGGAGCATCTCAAAAGAAGAATGGCCCTCAGTTCTTTCTGTCAGCCTCGTTGATTACTATGGTGGCAGTAACATCATCCAAGAAAAGTTTTTGAAGGGTGTCAGTAAGGTTGGGGGAAGGGGTACAGGCTCGGAAACAAGAGACGTTGAAATAGCGACTCACTTGATTCTTGAGAACATAGCTGCAGAGCTCCATGCTTTATCATGGATGACTGTAAGTCCGGCATACTTGGAGAGACGATCTGCTTTGCCTTTTCATTGTGAGATGGTATTAAGGCTTCGAAGGCTGCTTCACTTTGCCGATAAGGAAGTTTCTCGGCAACCTGAGAAAAGCCAAGTTTAG